The Paraburkholderia bonniea genome includes a window with the following:
- a CDS encoding MgtC/SapB family protein — translation MLNNFELISRLILAAALGSVIGVERERLSWAAGLRTHMLVSVGAALIMIVSAFGFADVLGGEHVVLDPSRMAAQVVSGIGFLGAGSILLRGEVVRGLTTAASLWSVAAIGLAVGGGLYTVAIAATIIILIVLAGIKPIERRFIQSRQQRQLTLLVERGALTFHSLHDALGAASVRVKQFVMQQSDDAPEFDEVHITLHRVSLAEYTALREQLKQVPGVKKLREDGPQP, via the coding sequence TTGCTGAACAATTTCGAACTTATTTCACGGCTGATTCTGGCCGCTGCGTTAGGCAGTGTGATTGGGGTTGAGCGCGAACGGCTGTCATGGGCGGCGGGCCTGCGCACCCATATGCTGGTGAGCGTGGGTGCGGCACTCATCATGATCGTGTCGGCGTTTGGCTTTGCCGATGTGCTGGGCGGCGAGCATGTCGTGCTCGATCCGTCGCGGATGGCGGCTCAGGTCGTGTCGGGTATCGGCTTTCTGGGTGCTGGCTCGATTTTGCTGCGCGGCGAAGTCGTGCGGGGACTGACGACAGCGGCGAGCTTGTGGTCGGTGGCGGCGATTGGTCTGGCTGTCGGCGGAGGGTTGTATACGGTGGCGATTGCCGCGACGATCATCATCCTGATCGTGCTGGCAGGCATCAAGCCGATTGAGCGGCGCTTTATCCAGTCCAGGCAGCAGCGTCAGTTGACCTTGCTGGTTGAACGCGGTGCGCTGACGTTTCATTCGCTGCATGACGCGCTGGGCGCGGCGAGCGTGCGGGTAAAACAGTTTGTGATGCAGCAAAGCGACGACGCGCCCGAATTCGATGAAGTGCACATCACGTTGCATCGAGTGTCGCTGGCGGAATATACGGCGCTGCGTGAGCAGCTAAAGCAAGTGCCCGGGGTGAAGAAACTGCGCGAGGATGGTCCGCAGCCGTGA
- a CDS encoding AGE family epimerase/isomerase: protein MTYTASPAVLADALRAHFARVILPLWRGPGFNPALQLPYEALGGPPFQPLPPVRYRAMACARQLFVFSQAGDSQHAHTLFDALQRHFADHQHGGWLYSVDAHGTALDTTKDLYTHAFVVFACAEYFARFGNAVALTVLQHTSGLIESRFAAPGGLFHAALDAALTPLPGMPLQNPLMHLTEAWLAAHDATRDSAFEHALSRLGHALARTFVHVPSGCIAELPVGSANNRLEPGHQFEWFWLVRQAGTRLAGTGLDTALEQAFDFAQQHGVDPVTGGVCAALDETGNKLDDTQRIWAQSEYLRALACRGDAAAQTRLPQQIERFRSRFLLEHGWIECRAATGEIIRTEMPSTTPYHLATAYAALPG from the coding sequence ATGACTTACACCGCCTCCCCTGCCGTTCTTGCCGACGCCCTCCGCGCGCATTTTGCGCGCGTGATTTTGCCGCTGTGGCGCGGCCCCGGTTTCAACCCAGCGTTGCAACTGCCTTATGAAGCGCTTGGCGGCCCTCCCTTTCAGCCGCTGCCCCCCGTGCGTTACCGGGCAATGGCCTGTGCCCGCCAATTGTTCGTGTTCTCCCAGGCAGGTGACAGCCAGCATGCCCACACACTGTTCGATGCATTGCAACGGCATTTTGCCGACCACCAGCATGGCGGCTGGCTGTATAGCGTCGACGCTCACGGCACGGCGCTCGATACCACCAAAGACCTGTACACCCACGCCTTCGTTGTATTTGCCTGCGCCGAATACTTCGCACGTTTCGGCAATGCCGTTGCGCTCACCGTGCTGCAACACACTTCCGGACTGATCGAAAGCCGCTTCGCAGCGCCCGGTGGGCTATTCCACGCGGCACTGGATGCCGCGCTCACGCCCCTCCCCGGGATGCCGCTGCAAAACCCGCTGATGCATCTGACCGAAGCGTGGCTCGCGGCGCACGACGCCACTCGGGACAGCGCGTTCGAGCACGCGCTAAGCCGCCTCGGACATGCGCTGGCCCGCACCTTTGTACATGTGCCAAGCGGTTGCATCGCGGAGTTGCCGGTTGGCAGCGCGAACAATCGTCTGGAACCCGGCCACCAGTTCGAATGGTTCTGGCTGGTGCGGCAAGCGGGCACGAGGCTGGCCGGAACCGGGCTAGACACAGCGCTGGAACAGGCGTTTGACTTCGCACAGCAACACGGGGTCGATCCTGTAACAGGCGGGGTGTGTGCGGCGCTCGATGAGACCGGCAACAAGCTGGACGACACCCAGCGCATCTGGGCCCAAAGCGAATACCTGCGCGCACTCGCGTGCCGTGGCGACGCCGCCGCGCAAACCCGGTTGCCACAGCAAATCGAACGATTCCGCTCGCGCTTTTTGCTCGAACACGGCTGGATCGAATGCCGCGCAGCCACAGGTGAAATCATCCGGACAGAAATGCCCTCCACCACGCCCTACCATCTGGCGACGGCTTATGCTGCTTTGCCGGGTTGA
- a CDS encoding SymE family type I addiction module toxin has protein sequence MADADLKALTAHPEQHATIQQIMRWRPSPKPGRPWRTPTFFPWLRIAGIWLEQAGFPPGQRVRIEVEHGRLVITPD, from the coding sequence ATGGCTGATGCCGATCTTAAAGCATTGACCGCTCATCCCGAGCAACACGCCACCATCCAGCAGATCATGCGCTGGCGACCCAGCCCGAAACCGGGCCGACCGTGGCGAACTCCCACGTTTTTTCCGTGGCTGCGTATCGCCGGCATCTGGCTTGAGCAGGCTGGCTTCCCGCCCGGCCAGCGCGTGAGAATCGAGGTCGAGCACGGCAGGCTCGTCATCACGCCAGATTGA
- a CDS encoding polymorphic toxin type 22 domain-containing protein, whose amino-acid sequence MNADGSPITTAQIENAMRGANNSQYGEIAATGVVVPLNASTPAGAVYDTAGMKLVTDSTGNYLVQDPSMLATPSKAVQDLITQSTGGANSPYSWGTSSTQAATLKVDPYGPFSPGYNMGDYSAGFGEYGRGLAPDYATIGSGSLSASAGLSVNLHDETAYVAGGVTQSNPGSISVRPGGVASFGWIFGDRTAAGTNSFMNGDGVQGFISVPTPFDVNAFLAITHACGGNTALEVGVASPGSTSFGVSPFSHSVPISGSKGN is encoded by the coding sequence ATGAACGCCGATGGTTCTCCGATCACGACGGCACAAATCGAGAACGCCATGCGTGGGGCGAACAATAGCCAGTATGGTGAAATCGCTGCGACGGGCGTCGTTGTGCCATTGAACGCGAGTACGCCTGCGGGCGCGGTTTATGACACGGCCGGGATGAAGCTGGTAACGGACAGCACCGGGAATTATCTGGTGCAGGATCCGTCAATGCTGGCAACGCCGTCGAAAGCGGTGCAGGACCTGATTACGCAAAGCACGGGCGGCGCAAACTCGCCGTATAGCTGGGGCACGTCGAGCACTCAGGCGGCTACGCTGAAGGTTGATCCGTATGGGCCGTTCTCGCCAGGATACAACATGGGGGATTATTCGGCGGGGTTTGGTGAATATGGGCGTGGACTTGCACCTGACTACGCCACGATCGGCTCTGGATCGCTGTCAGCAAGTGCAGGGCTAAGCGTCAATCTGCATGACGAAACTGCGTATGTAGCCGGAGGCGTCACACAGAGTAATCCTGGATCAATCTCGGTAAGACCCGGTGGTGTAGCTTCGTTTGGTTGGATATTCGGAGATAGAACTGCCGCAGGGACAAATTCATTTATGAATGGCGATGGGGTTCAGGGATTTATCTCGGTTCCCACGCCGTTCGATGTGAACGCCTTCCTTGCAATTACTCATGCATGTGGCGGAAATACTGCTCTTGAAGTTGGCGTTGCGAGTCCCGGGTCAACTTCGTTCGGCGTTTCTCCCTTCAGTCACTCAGTTCCAATCTCAGGATCAAAGGGGAATTGA